The bacterium genome includes a region encoding these proteins:
- the ybeY gene encoding rRNA maturation RNase YbeY: protein MLEVASPVRLKVEVFKPVRVTAPATFVRGVLVRAGTLTEVEARLPAGTCSIAVKLTGDDELRRLNLVYAGHDAVTDVLSFPAAPGGGGTPATADEHVGDLAISWPMVVRQAQEFGHPELTELGLLCVHGLLHLLGWDHESAKERREMSRLTIAALALSGLSLAPGRL, encoded by the coding sequence TTGCTCGAGGTGGCAAGCCCAGTCCGGCTCAAAGTCGAGGTGTTCAAGCCCGTCCGCGTGACGGCTCCGGCGACATTCGTGCGCGGGGTTCTCGTGCGTGCGGGCACCCTGACGGAGGTCGAAGCGCGGCTGCCCGCGGGGACGTGCAGCATCGCCGTCAAGCTGACCGGAGACGACGAGCTGCGCCGCCTGAACCTCGTTTACGCGGGCCACGACGCGGTGACCGACGTGCTTTCGTTTCCGGCTGCGCCCGGCGGGGGCGGGACACCTGCAACCGCCGACGAGCACGTCGGAGACCTGGCGATCTCGTGGCCGATGGTCGTGCGCCAGGCACAGGAGTTCGGGCACCCGGAGCTGACTGAGCTGGGGCTGCTGTGCGTCCATGGGCTCCTGCACCTCCTCGGCTGGGACCACGAGTCCGCCAAAGAGCGCAGGGAGATGTCGCGCCTCACGATCGCTGCCCTCGCGCTGTCCGGGCTGAGCCTCGCGCCCGGACGCCTCTGA
- a CDS encoding NAD-dependent epimerase/dehydratase family protein encodes MRILVTGGAGFIGSHVVDAYIAAGHSVAVLDNFSTGREGNVNPAAQVHRVDLRDQAEVEKAIATFRPEIVNHHAAQSEVPKSVADPAYDAQVNIVGGLNLLKACADHGVRKVIFSSTGGALYGEPDVVPADEDHPVRPLSPYGTGKYAFEQYLGTFERTFGLTYTVLRYANIYGARQDFYAEEGRVVAIFASRMLAGRPATVDGDGEQARDMLHVGDVATANLAALEKGAGGTFHISTGIPVTINDLYRKLALLTGYKVPPNHGPARKGDVYRIALDNTRARNGLGWEPRVNLEEGLSLTVDYFREQVAAARSDSGAC; translated from the coding sequence GTGCGGATTCTCGTAACGGGCGGAGCCGGATTCATCGGTTCCCACGTGGTCGATGCATACATCGCGGCAGGTCACAGCGTCGCCGTCCTCGACAACTTCAGCACCGGCCGTGAGGGCAATGTGAACCCGGCGGCGCAGGTGCATCGAGTCGACCTCCGCGACCAGGCGGAAGTCGAAAAGGCGATCGCGACGTTCAGACCGGAGATCGTCAACCATCACGCCGCCCAGTCCGAGGTGCCGAAATCCGTCGCCGATCCCGCCTACGACGCGCAGGTGAACATCGTCGGCGGCCTCAACCTGCTCAAAGCCTGCGCCGATCACGGGGTTCGGAAGGTGATCTTCAGCTCCACCGGCGGGGCGCTGTACGGCGAGCCCGACGTGGTGCCGGCTGACGAGGATCATCCGGTGCGCCCCCTGTCGCCCTACGGCACCGGCAAGTACGCCTTCGAGCAGTATCTCGGCACGTTCGAGCGCACTTTCGGCCTCACATACACCGTTCTGCGCTACGCCAACATCTATGGCGCGCGCCAGGACTTTTACGCCGAGGAGGGACGCGTGGTCGCGATCTTCGCCAGCCGCATGCTCGCCGGGCGGCCGGCCACCGTCGACGGCGACGGCGAGCAGGCACGCGACATGCTCCACGTCGGCGATGTCGCCACCGCCAACCTCGCCGCGCTTGAGAAGGGCGCCGGCGGCACGTTTCACATCAGCACCGGCATCCCGGTCACCATCAACGACCTCTACCGGAAGCTGGCCCTGCTGACCGGCTACAAGGTCCCGCCCAACCACGGCCCGGCCCGCAAAGGCGACGTGTACCGGATCGCCCTGGACAACACCCGGGCGCGGAACGGCCTCGGCTGGGAGCCCCGCGTGAATCTCGAAGAAGGCCTGAGCCTGACCGTCGATTACTT